In Carnobacterium sp. CP1, the following are encoded in one genomic region:
- a CDS encoding LacI family DNA-binding transcriptional regulator, protein MQDIARKAGVSSATVSRVINQSGYVSSETRKKVEAAIQQMDYVPNSQAVSLKTGSSKTLGIVASNFSDTMMVLVRSFTLAAQQEGYTVTFYITDEDKQKELDVLEMLRGKRLDGIFLLIRLNDWSAIEPYAKYGPIVTWQRVDSNHIASVYMDQYHAYTLGLEHLYASGCRSIVNLYSNSHGLNTKSRIKAYEDFCTRHLLPVHSADLFMGLNTSRDGERVAQWWLEQSVKPDAFMTSSDSVAAGLVTQAQRLGCHLPEDFSVIGFDNIEISRLLDISTIDYPVAKQAKNAFALIFHQLTNREVFLEPLDFQLISRKTTKN, encoded by the coding sequence ATGCAAGATATTGCAAGAAAAGCCGGCGTCTCTTCAGCTACCGTTTCGCGCGTCATCAATCAAAGCGGATATGTCAGCAGTGAGACACGAAAAAAAGTTGAAGCAGCTATTCAGCAAATGGATTATGTTCCGAATAGCCAAGCCGTTTCTTTAAAGACCGGTTCAAGCAAAACACTGGGCATTGTGGCTTCTAACTTCTCGGACACCATGATGGTTCTTGTGCGAAGCTTTACCCTCGCTGCTCAGCAAGAAGGATATACGGTAACTTTTTATATCACTGACGAAGACAAACAAAAAGAACTCGATGTGTTAGAAATGCTACGCGGAAAACGATTGGATGGCATTTTTTTATTGATTCGTTTAAATGACTGGTCGGCTATTGAGCCGTATGCCAAGTACGGTCCAATCGTTACTTGGCAACGGGTCGACTCAAATCATATTGCTTCCGTTTATATGGACCAATACCACGCCTATACATTAGGCTTAGAACATCTATATGCCAGCGGATGCCGGTCAATCGTAAATTTATATAGCAATAGTCATGGGTTAAATACAAAAAGCCGCATTAAAGCTTATGAAGATTTTTGCACTCGGCACCTTTTACCAGTTCACTCAGCTGATTTATTTATGGGGTTAAACACTAGTCGTGATGGAGAACGTGTCGCACAGTGGTGGCTGGAACAATCGGTTAAACCAGATGCTTTTATGACCAGTTCTGATTCTGTAGCTGCAGGACTTGTGACTCAGGCTCAACGCTTAGGCTGTCATTTACCTGAGGATTTTTCAGTGATTGGTTTTGACAATATTGAAATTTCTCGTTTACTAGACATCTCAACGATCGATTACCCCGTTGCTAAACAAGCTAAAAATGCTTTTGCCTTGATTTTCCATCAGCTGACTAATAGAGAAGTCTTTTTAGAACCCTTAGATTTTCAGTTGATTTCGCGCAAAACAACCAAAAACTGA
- a CDS encoding MFS transporter: MMTLLLMIIFTSFISLGLPDSLLGAAWPVMHLDLGVPLANAGSLSMVISGGSILSSLFSGKLIARFGTGKLTLISVLMTAVALFGFYSLPSFFWLVIAAIPLGLGGGAVDAGLNNFVALHYRAQYMNWLHCFWGVGATIGPIILAYFIGQNNQWRKGYLAISIIQFILVVILFLSLPLWKKVETDLLESQPESKKNESKNLFKVKGIFPALISFFSYSAVETTAHVWGSSYLVNYQAIPAKTAANWLSLFFVGITLGRFIAGFLTIKITSKHLMRAGSLAILAGSLLMILPLPSIFLMIGLILIGLGCAPIYPAMVHETPQRFGKTLSQSIIGFQMAFAAIGSMTMPLFFGFLTTKFSMSIYPYFLLVSALVMIASTERINYSSKKG, from the coding sequence ATGATGACGCTGCTTTTAATGATTATCTTTACTTCTTTTATTAGTTTAGGCTTACCTGATTCTTTACTAGGTGCTGCATGGCCTGTAATGCATCTAGATTTAGGTGTTCCTTTGGCAAATGCCGGCAGTCTTTCTATGGTTATTAGCGGAGGATCGATTCTCTCCAGTCTCTTCAGCGGAAAATTGATTGCACGTTTCGGTACCGGGAAGTTGACATTGATCAGTGTCCTTATGACAGCAGTGGCACTCTTCGGCTTTTATTCACTGCCTTCTTTTTTCTGGTTGGTTATTGCTGCTATCCCACTTGGCTTAGGCGGCGGAGCAGTTGATGCCGGCTTAAATAATTTTGTTGCGCTGCATTACCGAGCACAATATATGAACTGGCTTCATTGTTTTTGGGGCGTTGGTGCAACAATAGGCCCAATTATTCTTGCTTACTTTATAGGCCAGAATAACCAATGGCGAAAAGGTTACCTTGCCATTTCAATTATTCAATTTATTTTAGTCGTCATCCTATTTCTCTCTCTCCCTTTATGGAAAAAAGTCGAAACGGATTTGTTAGAAAGCCAACCTGAAAGCAAAAAGAATGAATCTAAAAACTTATTTAAAGTTAAAGGGATTTTTCCTGCCTTAATTTCTTTTTTTTCTTATAGTGCTGTGGAAACGACTGCTCATGTCTGGGGGAGCAGCTACCTAGTGAATTATCAAGCTATCCCCGCAAAAACTGCTGCAAATTGGCTTTCCTTGTTTTTTGTCGGCATTACTTTGGGACGCTTCATTGCCGGATTTCTTACGATAAAAATAACCAGCAAACACTTAATGAGAGCTGGATCACTTGCTATTCTAGCTGGCAGTCTTTTAATGATCCTTCCATTGCCATCTATCTTTTTAATGATTGGTTTGATATTGATTGGATTAGGCTGTGCGCCTATTTACCCTGCTATGGTGCATGAGACACCTCAGCGTTTCGGGAAAACTCTTTCTCAATCCATTATTGGATTTCAAATGGCTTTCGCAGCCATTGGCAGTATGACGATGCCTTTGTTTTTCGGTTTTTTGACAACAAAATTCAGTATGTCTATTTATCCTTATTTTCTCTTGGTTAGTGCCCTCGTTATGATCGCCAGTACAGAACGTATCAATTACTCTTCTAAAAAAGGATAA
- the uvrC gene encoding excinuclease ABC subunit UvrC codes for MINNHINNKLLLLPELPGCYLMKNSEKEIIYIGKAKNLKNRVRSYFRGTHEGKTELLVREIVDFETIITSTDKESLLLEITLIKKHQPKYNIKLKQGTSYPYLKITNERNPQLIITSEVKKDGGLYFGPYPNVYAASETQHFIQKIYPLRRCNGNQKRACLYYHMGQCLGPCDHEVPVEEYEAQIDNIKRFLNGEVKEIKRELHEKMLEAASEQAYERAAEYRNQIHYIETTVERQNIITNDPTTRDVFSYYMNKGWISIQVFFIRQATLIKREAAIFPCYDSPQEELASYIVQFYQEENHIVPKEILVPKEVDTEILAEILGVSVKVPIRGRKKDMLDLATKNSEITLNEKFNLIELDDRKTIGAVKELSAAMNLPFISRIEAFDHSNIQGTNPVSAMVSFEDGRPDKSNYRKYKIKTVHGSNELATTEEVVRRRYERLLKENLPLPDLILMDGGKIQVNAAINILENELGLAIPVAGMVKDDKHRTSSLIYGEKHEKIELKPTSQAFYLVQRIQDEVHRFAITFHRQLRSKNSLSSKLDQIEGVGPKTRTKILKHFKSLKKAKEASVEEIKSLGIPIKTAERIKAELD; via the coding sequence ATGATCAACAATCATATCAATAATAAATTACTGTTGCTTCCTGAATTACCTGGATGCTATTTAATGAAAAACAGTGAAAAAGAAATTATTTATATTGGGAAAGCAAAGAATTTAAAAAACCGTGTCCGTTCTTATTTTAGGGGAACACATGAAGGCAAGACAGAGTTGCTGGTTAGAGAAATCGTCGACTTTGAAACCATTATTACCTCAACAGATAAAGAATCGCTTCTATTGGAAATTACACTGATCAAAAAACATCAACCCAAATACAATATTAAGTTAAAGCAAGGGACAAGCTACCCTTACCTTAAAATTACCAATGAACGCAATCCTCAATTGATCATTACATCTGAGGTTAAAAAAGATGGGGGGCTTTATTTTGGTCCATATCCAAACGTCTACGCAGCGAGCGAGACGCAACATTTTATCCAAAAGATTTATCCGCTTCGAAGATGCAATGGGAACCAAAAAAGAGCGTGCTTGTATTACCATATGGGCCAATGCTTAGGCCCATGCGATCATGAAGTTCCGGTAGAGGAATACGAAGCACAAATTGATAATATCAAACGCTTTTTAAATGGGGAAGTAAAAGAAATAAAAAGAGAATTGCATGAAAAAATGTTAGAGGCTGCCAGTGAACAAGCGTATGAACGAGCAGCGGAATACCGCAATCAGATCCATTACATTGAAACAACAGTGGAAAGACAAAATATAATCACTAATGACCCAACAACACGGGATGTCTTTAGTTATTATATGAATAAAGGATGGATCTCTATTCAAGTCTTTTTTATTCGCCAAGCAACATTGATCAAACGAGAAGCCGCTATCTTTCCTTGTTACGATTCGCCGCAAGAAGAGTTAGCCTCTTATATCGTTCAATTTTATCAAGAAGAAAATCACATTGTGCCAAAAGAAATATTGGTACCTAAAGAAGTCGATACGGAAATCTTAGCAGAGATTCTAGGAGTCTCAGTCAAGGTTCCGATTAGAGGACGAAAAAAAGATATGTTGGATTTGGCTACTAAAAATAGTGAAATCACATTAAATGAAAAATTTAATTTGATTGAACTAGATGATCGAAAAACAATTGGAGCAGTAAAAGAATTATCGGCAGCGATGAATTTACCATTTATTAGCCGTATTGAAGCTTTTGACCACTCAAATATACAAGGAACAAATCCTGTGTCAGCCATGGTTTCTTTTGAAGATGGCCGTCCCGACAAAAGCAATTACCGTAAATATAAAATCAAAACCGTTCACGGAAGCAATGAATTAGCGACAACTGAAGAAGTCGTTCGGAGACGCTACGAACGATTGCTTAAAGAAAACTTGCCGTTGCCGGATCTGATTTTAATGGATGGCGGTAAAATCCAAGTAAACGCAGCTATCAATATCCTCGAAAATGAATTGGGATTGGCTATTCCTGTAGCCGGCATGGTGAAAGACGATAAACATCGGACATCATCGCTTATTTATGGAGAAAAGCATGAGAAAATCGAATTAAAACCAACCAGCCAAGCGTTTTATTTGGTGCAGCGGATCCAAGATGAAGTCCACAGATTTGCCATTACTTTCCATCGTCAATTACGCAGTAAAAATAGTTTGTCCTCAAAACTAGATCAAATCGAGGGCGTTGGACCAAAAACACGAACTAAAATTTTGAAACACTTTAAATCGTTAAAGAAAGCTAAAGAAGCAAGTGTGGAAGAAATCAAAAGTTTGGGTATTCCAATCAAAACAGCTGAAAGAATCAAAGCAGAATTAGATTAA
- a CDS encoding cation:proton antiporter — protein MFILQFLIILLAAKLAGQVSIRLGQPSVLGKIIIGIVIGPAMLGWIQDTEILKVFSDIGVLLLMFLAGLETNLTDLNKNKKSSLFVAAGGILFPIVGGFVGGYGYGLSIAESIFLGLILSATSVSIAVQTLRELGWLQSREGSTLLGAAVIDDIVVVILLALDMSFFMGTNVNLFVLLVEKILFFVISLLISKWLVPTFIGLFSKLKVTESLLSGSLIVCFAFALFAEYLGVAGIIGTFIAGIAIGQTEYKKEVESKIESIAYGIFVPVFFASIGISVSFIGLSNQIVFTLVFSVIAIASKFVGAGLGARLSGFNTHSSMGIGAGMVSRGEVALIVIAMGLENQLIPVVYYTPMIIVVIITTLVTPPLLKVFFNNK, from the coding sequence ATGTTTATTTTACAATTTTTAATTATTTTATTAGCTGCAAAACTGGCGGGACAAGTCAGTATTCGTTTAGGGCAGCCCTCTGTTTTAGGGAAAATCATCATCGGGATCGTTATTGGTCCGGCTATGCTAGGTTGGATACAAGATACTGAAATTTTAAAAGTATTTAGTGATATTGGAGTTTTATTGCTGATGTTTTTAGCAGGTTTGGAAACGAATTTGACTGATTTGAATAAAAACAAAAAGTCTTCATTATTCGTAGCTGCTGGAGGGATTTTATTTCCGATTGTCGGTGGGTTCGTAGGAGGATACGGTTATGGTCTTTCTATTGCTGAATCTATCTTCTTAGGTTTGATTCTATCCGCCACTTCTGTCAGTATTGCTGTACAGACATTGCGTGAGCTTGGCTGGTTGCAGAGCAGGGAAGGTTCTACCTTGCTAGGTGCCGCTGTGATAGATGATATCGTTGTTGTTATCCTATTGGCATTAGATATGAGCTTTTTTATGGGAACGAACGTTAATCTATTTGTGTTACTAGTTGAAAAAATTCTGTTTTTTGTCATCAGTCTGTTGATTTCGAAATGGTTGGTTCCTACTTTTATAGGGCTGTTTTCAAAATTAAAAGTTACTGAGTCTTTGTTAAGCGGATCACTGATCGTCTGTTTTGCTTTTGCTTTATTTGCAGAATATTTAGGAGTAGCTGGTATTATAGGTACTTTTATTGCTGGGATTGCCATTGGACAAACAGAATATAAAAAAGAAGTTGAAAGCAAGATAGAATCGATTGCTTATGGTATTTTTGTTCCAGTGTTTTTTGCCAGCATCGGGATTTCTGTTTCGTTCATTGGACTAAGCAACCAAATCGTCTTTACGCTTGTTTTTTCAGTAATTGCGATTGCTTCAAAATTCGTGGGCGCTGGTTTAGGTGCTCGCTTGTCTGGATTTAATACCCACTCTTCAATGGGGATCGGGGCAGGAATGGTTTCACGAGGAGAAGTAGCTTTAATCGTTATCGCTATGGGATTAGAAAATCAGTTGATTCCTGTCGTTTATTATACGCCTATGATTATTGTGGTGATCATTACAACGCTTGTAACGCCGCCACTATTGAAAGTGTTTTTCAACAACAAATGA
- a CDS encoding amino acid ABC transporter permease codes for MSDIQWQYIFDPALALDSLPYVLKGLGYTLGISVSSMIFGTLLGFLLAIMRMSSFKPLRIIAKIYISFMRGTPTLVFLFILYFGFPFIGIQFEAINAAVIGFSLSSSAYIAEIIRSALASIDKGQWEAAYALGLKWSFIMRKVIVPQAMRVAVPPLSNVLLDLIKGTSLAAMITVPEIFQQAKIVGGREFDYMTMYILVALVYWAICSLFTIFQNYLEKKTAVYTN; via the coding sequence ATGTCTGATATCCAATGGCAATACATTTTTGATCCTGCTTTAGCCCTCGACAGCTTGCCTTATGTTTTGAAAGGGTTAGGTTACACTTTAGGAATCTCAGTTAGCAGTATGATTTTTGGGACACTGCTAGGATTTCTTTTAGCAATTATGCGGATGTCTTCTTTTAAGCCCTTAAGAATAATCGCAAAAATCTATATTTCATTTATGCGGGGAACGCCAACATTGGTTTTTCTGTTTATTCTCTACTTTGGTTTCCCTTTTATCGGCATTCAATTTGAAGCTATCAATGCAGCCGTCATCGGTTTCAGTTTGAGTTCCAGTGCCTATATTGCTGAAATCATTCGTTCTGCTTTAGCTTCCATTGACAAAGGACAATGGGAAGCGGCTTATGCATTAGGATTGAAATGGTCTTTCATCATGCGCAAAGTAATTGTTCCGCAAGCTATGCGTGTTGCTGTTCCGCCATTAAGCAATGTCTTACTGGATCTAATCAAAGGAACTTCTCTAGCAGCAATGATTACGGTTCCTGAAATCTTTCAACAAGCAAAAATCGTTGGCGGCCGTGAGTTTGATTATATGACCATGTATATTTTAGTTGCTCTTGTGTATTGGGCCATTTGTAGTTTGTTTACGATTTTCCAAAATTATTTGGAAAAGAAGACGGCAGTTTATACCAATTAA
- the brnQ gene encoding branched-chain amino acid transport system II carrier protein — MEKKLSLSSYFYLGSMLFGLFFGAGNLIFPVHMGQLAGANVSWATWGFLLTGIGLPFLGVVAIGVSNSNGLFELSSRVHPYYGYFMTIALYLTIGPFFALPRTGTVSYEIGLSPYISTQYQTLGLAIFTLLFFGAALLFSLKPTKILVYVGKVLNPIFLVFLGILMITAFIKPLGGIATAPITGEYATAPFASGFTEGYNTMDALASLAFGIIVVQTIKGMGITKPAAIAKDTIKSGLISLVLMGVIYGSLSYLGTMSIGQFPVSENGGIALTQIARYYFGSFGSVLLAIIVTVACLKTAIGLITACAETFREMFPNSISYKAYVILFSAVACLVGNVGLTKIIAYSIPVLMFLYPLAITLILLALLSPLFKNRQIVYGMTTLLTIFVSIADMLNALPEPIHNLDGVQTILNFYSHYLPFFDSGMGWILPATVGLIIGWLISLVTKPNPKMIH, encoded by the coding sequence ATGGAAAAAAAGTTATCGCTATCTTCTTATTTTTATCTTGGTTCAATGCTCTTTGGACTATTCTTTGGAGCTGGAAATTTAATTTTTCCAGTTCACATGGGACAATTGGCAGGCGCTAACGTCAGCTGGGCCACATGGGGATTCTTATTGACGGGTATTGGTCTCCCGTTTTTAGGAGTCGTAGCTATTGGTGTCTCCAATAGTAATGGGTTGTTCGAATTATCTAGTCGTGTACACCCTTATTATGGGTATTTTATGACCATCGCTCTCTACCTAACGATCGGACCGTTTTTTGCATTGCCAAGAACCGGTACAGTATCTTATGAAATCGGCTTGTCGCCTTATATAAGCACTCAATACCAAACGTTAGGGTTAGCTATTTTTACATTGTTGTTTTTTGGAGCAGCACTACTGTTTTCGTTGAAGCCGACAAAAATTTTAGTTTATGTAGGAAAAGTATTAAATCCGATTTTCCTAGTGTTTTTAGGTATTTTAATGATTACGGCCTTTATAAAACCTTTAGGAGGAATTGCGACAGCACCTATCACAGGTGAGTACGCAACGGCGCCATTCGCCAGCGGCTTTACCGAAGGGTACAATACCATGGATGCTTTAGCATCATTAGCTTTTGGAATTATTGTTGTTCAAACGATCAAAGGAATGGGCATTACTAAACCGGCTGCGATTGCGAAAGATACGATCAAATCAGGTTTGATCAGTCTTGTTTTAATGGGAGTCATCTATGGTAGCTTATCTTATCTCGGTACGATGAGTATCGGTCAGTTTCCGGTTTCTGAAAATGGAGGAATAGCGCTGACGCAGATTGCGCGTTATTACTTCGGCTCATTCGGCAGTGTCTTATTAGCCATCATCGTTACGGTAGCTTGTCTTAAAACCGCGATTGGTTTGATCACTGCTTGTGCAGAAACCTTCCGAGAGATGTTTCCAAATTCAATCAGTTATAAAGCTTACGTCATTCTTTTTAGCGCTGTCGCTTGTTTAGTTGGGAACGTCGGATTGACTAAGATCATCGCTTATTCCATCCCGGTATTGATGTTCTTGTACCCGTTGGCGATTACGTTGATTTTGTTAGCTTTGCTTTCGCCTTTATTCAAAAATCGGCAAATTGTTTATGGCATGACCACTCTTTTGACTATTTTTGTCAGTATTGCCGATATGTTAAATGCTTTGCCAGAGCCTATCCATAATTTGGATGGAGTACAGACCATTTTGAATTTCTATAGTCATTATCTGCCATTTTTCGATAGCGGCATGGGCTGGATACTGCCGGCAACGGTCGGCTTGATCATTGGCTGGCTGATCAGTTTAGTAACGAAACCTAATCCGAAAATGATCCATTGA
- a CDS encoding 3D domain-containing protein, with amino-acid sequence MKIGKLVASSIIAFLLITVSPSTAFAATLDEITSKQQAKQEEMAKLDSEVSQTLVKVNEKNTELENLNAKIEEKKGNIEQTSTEIDEQEEVVQARVDQAKERLQTIQTSEVNQNVIVSLFESESVSDLFNRAYILATLQTAGNDQLSLAEEEQEKLADLKEKLNEEAIALENQTQAAEEQKADLDKQVAGLQKTMDENQDILNELDSEKRAEETRIAEAKKAEEEAAAEKIKVAQTAAKAEKEKASQAAGQAKAEATKEAAEVKPEAKVEAAPAETKTTETASPKTEAKQPAESAPAASTGKTLVVSATGYSTAEAGLSTHTATGIDLRSTPMVIAVDPRVIPLGSMVEVPGYGVAIAGDTGGAIKGNKIDVHFSSVEQAFAWGRKTVTIKVLN; translated from the coding sequence GTGAAAATTGGTAAATTAGTTGCAAGCTCAATAATAGCCTTTTTATTGATTACTGTTAGTCCAAGTACTGCATTTGCTGCAACGTTAGACGAAATTACATCTAAACAACAAGCCAAACAAGAAGAAATGGCAAAATTAGATAGCGAAGTCAGCCAAACATTAGTTAAAGTAAACGAAAAGAATACTGAACTTGAAAATTTAAACGCGAAAATAGAAGAGAAAAAAGGAAACATTGAACAGACTTCAACTGAGATCGATGAACAAGAAGAAGTTGTTCAAGCACGTGTTGATCAAGCTAAAGAACGTCTGCAAACCATTCAAACTTCTGAAGTTAATCAAAATGTGATTGTTTCATTATTTGAATCAGAAAGTGTTTCAGATTTATTTAATCGGGCTTATATCTTAGCAACTTTGCAAACTGCTGGAAATGATCAATTGAGTTTGGCAGAAGAAGAGCAAGAAAAGTTAGCTGATTTAAAGGAAAAATTAAATGAAGAAGCGATCGCGTTAGAAAACCAAACACAAGCAGCTGAAGAACAAAAAGCTGATTTAGATAAACAAGTGGCTGGTTTACAAAAAACGATGGATGAAAACCAAGATATTTTGAATGAATTAGACAGTGAGAAAAGAGCAGAAGAAACGAGAATTGCTGAAGCTAAAAAAGCTGAAGAAGAAGCTGCTGCTGAAAAAATCAAAGTAGCGCAAACAGCTGCCAAAGCAGAAAAAGAAAAAGCTAGTCAAGCTGCTGGTCAAGCAAAAGCAGAAGCGACAAAAGAAGCTGCAGAAGTGAAACCAGAAGCAAAAGTTGAAGCTGCACCAGCAGAAACTAAAACAACTGAAACTGCTAGTCCGAAAACAGAAGCGAAGCAGCCAGCTGAATCTGCTCCAGCAGCTTCAACAGGCAAAACACTAGTTGTATCTGCAACAGGCTACTCTACGGCTGAAGCAGGATTAAGCACACATACAGCTACTGGGATCGATTTAAGAAGCACACCAATGGTTATCGCTGTAGATCCGCGTGTGATCCCATTAGGATCAATGGTGGAAGTTCCAGGATATGGTGTAGCCATCGCTGGCGATACAGGCGGAGCGATTAAAGGGAACAAAATCGATGTCCACTTCTCATCAGTCGAACAAGCTTTTGCTTGGGGAAGAAAAACAGTAACCATTAAAGTGTTAAACTAA
- a CDS encoding MerR family transcriptional regulator, with translation MDYTVNQLSKIAGVSGRTLRYYDQIGLLKPKRVSSSGYRIYGTEEVDLLQQILFYRNLEMPLEEIKEIVLAADFDQEKALLLHQQRLKMKKAQLDTLLLTIEKTLADKRGERQMTDNEKFEGFKQKIIDENETTYGQEVRKTYGEKAVDQSNQKFAGMSEAQFAEWQELDETIQQKLAAAMIDGDASSDAAQHIAELHKKWLSFTWPDYSREAHRNLAEMYVSDERFTAYYDERAGKGAAAFLRDAINQFTKN, from the coding sequence ATGGACTATACAGTCAACCAATTGAGCAAAATTGCTGGAGTGAGCGGACGCACGTTACGTTATTATGATCAAATCGGTTTGTTGAAGCCGAAACGAGTGAGCTCATCTGGCTACCGCATTTATGGAACGGAAGAAGTAGACTTATTGCAGCAAATTTTATTTTATCGGAATTTAGAAATGCCTTTAGAAGAAATCAAAGAAATTGTTTTGGCAGCTGATTTTGATCAAGAAAAAGCTTTACTGCTGCATCAACAGCGACTGAAAATGAAAAAAGCACAATTAGATACGTTGCTGTTAACGATTGAGAAGACCTTAGCAGACAAGAGAGGAGAAAGACAAATGACCGATAACGAAAAATTCGAAGGATTCAAACAAAAAATAATCGATGAAAATGAAACAACATATGGGCAAGAAGTGAGAAAGACTTATGGAGAAAAAGCCGTTGATCAATCCAATCAAAAATTTGCAGGGATGAGTGAAGCGCAATTTGCTGAATGGCAAGAATTGGATGAAACGATACAACAAAAATTGGCTGCAGCTATGATAGACGGAGATGCTTCAAGTGATGCAGCACAGCATATCGCTGAATTGCACAAAAAATGGTTAAGTTTTACTTGGCCTGATTATTCTAGGGAAGCTCATCGTAATTTAGCTGAAATGTATGTTAGCGATGAACGTTTCACAGCTTATTATGATGAGAGAGCTGGCAAAGGAGCAGCTGCTTTTTTAAGAGATGCAATCAATCAATTTACTAAAAACTAG
- a CDS encoding nucleoside 2-deoxyribosyltransferase, producing MLKKAYFASPLFSEMEVMYNKYVVSEIKKTFSDLELYVPQDQEEINDKNAYADSIMIAKLDTDQLLSCDFMIAVLDGAAIDVGVATEIGVAYQAGIPIIGLYTDSRQQGATNQKKLDALQEIAESQFSYINLYTVGIVKTNGTIVNTIDELIKAITPYC from the coding sequence ATGTTAAAGAAAGCTTATTTTGCCAGCCCTTTATTTTCTGAAATGGAAGTGATGTACAATAAGTATGTCGTCAGTGAAATAAAAAAAACTTTCTCGGATTTAGAGTTATATGTGCCCCAAGATCAAGAAGAAATCAATGATAAAAACGCTTATGCCGATTCAATCATGATTGCTAAACTTGATACAGACCAATTGCTGAGTTGTGATTTTATGATAGCTGTCTTAGATGGAGCTGCTATTGATGTTGGTGTGGCTACTGAAATTGGCGTAGCTTACCAAGCGGGGATTCCAATTATTGGTCTCTATACCGATTCAAGACAGCAAGGCGCAACTAATCAAAAGAAATTAGACGCCTTGCAAGAAATCGCTGAATCCCAATTTTCTTATATCAATCTTTATACTGTTGGAATCGTTAAAACAAACGGAACCATTGTCAATACGATTGATGAATTAATTAAGGCTATTACGCCTTATTGTTAA